The window CGCCGAAGGTTTACAGGAAAAGCTGGTTCAGGTGAACCGCGTAGCGAAAACTGTAAAAGGCGGCCGTATCTTTGCCTTCACCGCTCTGACAGTGGTTGGCGACGGTAACGGAAAAGTGGGTTTTGGTCGTGGTAAAGCACGTGAAGTGCCTATTGCGATTCAAAAGGCTATGGAATCCGCACGCCGCAACATGATCCAGGTTGAACTGAACGGTGATACCATCCAGTACCCTACTAAAGGCCGTCACGGTGCATCTAAGGTGTACATGCAGCCTGCCTCACAAGGTACCGGTGTAATCGCTGGTGGTGCCATGCGCTCCGTACTGGAAATCGCTGGTGTACAAAACGTACTGGCAAAGTGCTACGGTTCGACTAACCCGGTAAACGTGGTTCGTGCAACCTTCGAAGCGCTGCGTGCGATGGCCTCTCCTGATGCTGTTGCTGCCAAGCGTGGTAAATCAGTAGAAGATATTTTGAACTAATATCGCGATAGCGATACTAGAGTCAGCGCCGATTTAAAGTGAGAAAATCATGGCTAAGAAAACGCTTAAAGTAACTCAGTATAAAAGCGCTTCAGGTCGCCTCGAAGCGCACAAGGCTTGCGTACGCGGTCTTGGCTTGCGTCGTATTGGTCACACCGTGGAAGTTGAAGATACGCCTTCCGTACGCGGTATGATCAACAAAGTGAATTACATGGTTAAGGTTGAGGAAGAGTAAGATGCGTTTAAACACTTTGAGTCCAGCTCCTGGCCGTGTAACATCGCGCAAGCGCGTTGGTCGCGGTATTGGTTCCGGTCTGGGCAAAACAGCTGGCCGTGGTCACAAAGGTTTGAAGTCTCGTTCCGGCGGTACTGTGAAACCAGGCTTCGAAGGTGGTCAGATGCCTTTGCAGAAACGTCTGCCTAAGTACGGTTTTACCAGCCGTATCGGTCGCGTTTCCGCCGAAATCCGTTTGTCTGAGCTCAACAAAGTTGAGGCAGATGTGATTGATCTGGACGCGCTGCTTAAAGCCGACCTGATCAGCACGAACATCAAGCGCGCAAAAATCTTTTTGTCTGGTGAGCTGAAGAAAGCCGTAACTGTGAAAGGTCTCGCGGTAACCAAAGGCGCCAAAGCAGCCATTGAAGCGGCTGGTGGTAAAGTAGAAGAATAAGCGGCATTAAGTCGTAACCGACAGAATAGAGAGGGTTGAATGGCAACGCCGGGTAACATGCCTCTAGGTGGTCAGAAAGGTTTAGGCGAGCTTTGGGCTCGCCTAAAATTTTTATTTTTGGCGATTGTTGTTTATCGTCTGGGAACGCACATTCCTGTACCCGGGATTGACCCGGAGCAGGTAGCGCAGCTGTTCAACCAGAATCAGGGTACCATCCTGGGCATGTTTAACATGTTTTCAGGTGGTGCCCTTGAGCGTATGAGTATTCTTGCGCTGGGAATCATGCCGTACATCTCTGCATCGATCATCATGCAGATGATGAGTTCGGTAACCCCATCGTTGGAAGCGCTCAAGAAAGAAGGTGAGTCCGGCCGTCGCAAGATCAGCCAGTACACTCGCTACCTAACCGTTGCCTTGGCCACGGTGCAGGCGTTTGTAATGGTTGCCGGAATGTCTGGTCAGGGTATGGCTTATGCTGGAATGCCAGTATTCAGTTTTTATCTGATCGCGGTAACTTCGCTTGTTACTGGCTCCGTTTTTATGATGTGGCTGGGTGAGCAGGTAACCGAGCGCGGCATTGGCAACGGTATTTCCATGCTCATTTTTGCCGGGATTGTTGCAGGTTTGCCTTCCGCAGTTGGTCAGGCTTTTGAAAGCGCGCGCCAAGGTGACCTTCACGTACTGATGTTGTTGGCATTGCTGTTTGCGGCTGTTGCGATTGTTTGGTTTGTGGTTCGAATGGAGCGCGGGCAGCGTCGCATCACCATTCAATACGCGCGTCGCCAGGCTGCTGGACGCATGGGGCAGGGGCCAGCACAGACCAGCCATTTGCCGCTTAAAATCAATATGGCAGGTGTGATTCCCGTCATCTTTGCTAGTAGCATTTTGTTGTTCCCTGCATCTATCGCTCAGTGGTTCGGCAATGCTAGTGAAGGTAAGGCAGCTGAGATATTGCAAGAAGTCGCGCTGATGATCGGTCCTGGTCAACCGCTTAACTTCGTTATTTTCGCTGTATTGATTGTTGCGTTTTGCTTCATCTATACCGCGATGATGTATAACCCGAAAGAGGTTGCCGATAACCTCAAGCGCGGCGGGGCCTATATCCCAGGTATACGCCCGGGCGAGCAGTCGGCCAAATACATCGACAACGTGCTTACCCGCCTGACAGTGGTTGGCTCGGTTTATATTGCTGCTGTAGCGCTGCTGCCACAGTTTTTAATGGTGTCTGCCAATGTGCCTTTCTATCTTGGTGGTACCTCATTGCTGATCGTAGTCGTGGTTGTGATGGACTTTATGTCTCAGGTGCAATCTCACCTGATGTCTCACCAGTACGATTCTGTTATGAAAAAGGCTAATTTGCAGAGTTATGGACGCGGCCGCTAAGCCGCGCCTAGTTTGAGGTCAATACAATGAAAGTTCGTGCATCAGTAAAAAAAGTTTGCCGTAATTGCAAAATCGTACGTCGTAAAGGCGTTCTGCGTGTAATTTGTAGCGTAGAGCCCCGTCACAAGCAGCGTCAAGGTTAAGCGATTGGTGTACTTGGGTGCTGCGCAATGCGTAGAACCCTTCAGAGTTCCTGCTCTGATAAATTGGAGGTGTTGACTGTCGCAAAGCTGGAAACGGTTTTGCTATTGCAATTTGGTGGTTTTATCGCTATCCTTCGCGCCCTTTCGGCGTAGTGGGTGGTGTTAACCGCTGTCAACACTGCATATCGTATCTTTTTGGAGTAAATTGGATGGCTCGTATAGCTGGTGTCAACATACCAGACCATAAGCATGCCGTTATTTCCCTGACTTACGTGTTCGGGATTGGTAAAACAACCGCCAAGCAGATTTGTGCTGCTACCGGCGTTGCGGAATCCACCAAAATCAGTGCTCTCGACGACGCAAAAATGGATGAAATCCGTGCGGAAGTTGCTAAGCACACGGTTGAGGGTGATTTGCGCCGTGAAATTTCCATGAATATCAAGCGTTTGATGGACCTCGGTTGCTACCGTGGTTTGCGTCATCGTCGCAGCTTGCCAGTTCGTGGTCAGCGCAGCAAAACCAATGCTCGTACACGTAAAGGTCCTCGTAAGCCGATTAAAAAGTAATCGCAGCGGATATTTGTAAATTCATTTATATTCTTCGGGAAATAATGCTATGGCTAAGCCAAGTAAAACCACGACAAAGAAGAAAGTCAAAAAGACGGTTGTCGATGGTATTGCGCATATTCATGCCTCGTTTAATAACACTATCGTGACGATTACTGATCGTCAGGGTAATACACTGTCTTGGGCCACTGCCGGTGGTTCAGGTTTCCGCGGTTCTCGTAAGAGCACTCCGTTCGCCGCACAGGTTGCAGCCGAGCGCGCTGGTCAAGCAGCGCAGGAATACGGTCTAAAAAATCTCGACGTAGAAGTTAAGGGCCCTGGTCCTGGTCGTGAATCTGCCGTACGCGCACTGAATAATGTTGGTTACAAAATCACCAATATTACTGATGTGACGCCTATTCCTCACAACGGTTGTCGTCCACCCAAGAAGCGTCGAGTATAAGGAGGAGTCCCCGTGGCACGTTATTTAGGTCCAACTTGTAAACTGTCTCGCCGCGAAGGAACAGATCTGTTCCTGAAAAGTGGTGTCAGACCTTTAGAAAGTAAATGTAAAGCCGAAACTGCGCCTGGTCAGCATGGCCAGCGTCGTGGTCGTTTGTCTGACTACGGTGTGCAGTTGCGTGAAAAGCAAAAAGTACGTCGTACCTATGGTTTGCTGGAAAAGCAATTCCGTAGCTACTATAAAGAAGCTGCACGTCTTAAGGGCGCAACAGGTGAGAACCTGTTGAAATTGCTCGAAAGCCGTCTCGATAACGTCGTTTATCGTATGGGTTTCGGTGCAACTCGCGCTGAGTCTCGTCAGTTGGTTTCTCACAAGGCTAT of the Teredinibacter turnerae T7901 genome contains:
- the rpsE gene encoding 30S ribosomal protein S5, which encodes MSQQIKKEESTAEGLQEKLVQVNRVAKTVKGGRIFAFTALTVVGDGNGKVGFGRGKAREVPIAIQKAMESARRNMIQVELNGDTIQYPTKGRHGASKVYMQPASQGTGVIAGGAMRSVLEIAGVQNVLAKCYGSTNPVNVVRATFEALRAMASPDAVAAKRGKSVEDILN
- the rpmD gene encoding 50S ribosomal protein L30 codes for the protein MAKKTLKVTQYKSASGRLEAHKACVRGLGLRRIGHTVEVEDTPSVRGMINKVNYMVKVEEE
- the rplO gene encoding 50S ribosomal protein L15; this translates as MRLNTLSPAPGRVTSRKRVGRGIGSGLGKTAGRGHKGLKSRSGGTVKPGFEGGQMPLQKRLPKYGFTSRIGRVSAEIRLSELNKVEADVIDLDALLKADLISTNIKRAKIFLSGELKKAVTVKGLAVTKGAKAAIEAAGGKVEE
- the secY gene encoding preprotein translocase subunit SecY, which codes for MATPGNMPLGGQKGLGELWARLKFLFLAIVVYRLGTHIPVPGIDPEQVAQLFNQNQGTILGMFNMFSGGALERMSILALGIMPYISASIIMQMMSSVTPSLEALKKEGESGRRKISQYTRYLTVALATVQAFVMVAGMSGQGMAYAGMPVFSFYLIAVTSLVTGSVFMMWLGEQVTERGIGNGISMLIFAGIVAGLPSAVGQAFESARQGDLHVLMLLALLFAAVAIVWFVVRMERGQRRITIQYARRQAAGRMGQGPAQTSHLPLKINMAGVIPVIFASSILLFPASIAQWFGNASEGKAAEILQEVALMIGPGQPLNFVIFAVLIVAFCFIYTAMMYNPKEVADNLKRGGAYIPGIRPGEQSAKYIDNVLTRLTVVGSVYIAAVALLPQFLMVSANVPFYLGGTSLLIVVVVVMDFMSQVQSHLMSHQYDSVMKKANLQSYGRGR
- the rpmJ gene encoding 50S ribosomal protein L36 — protein: MKVRASVKKVCRNCKIVRRKGVLRVICSVEPRHKQRQG
- the rpsM gene encoding 30S ribosomal protein S13 → MARIAGVNIPDHKHAVISLTYVFGIGKTTAKQICAATGVAESTKISALDDAKMDEIRAEVAKHTVEGDLRREISMNIKRLMDLGCYRGLRHRRSLPVRGQRSKTNARTRKGPRKPIKK
- the rpsK gene encoding 30S ribosomal protein S11 — encoded protein: MAKPSKTTTKKKVKKTVVDGIAHIHASFNNTIVTITDRQGNTLSWATAGGSGFRGSRKSTPFAAQVAAERAGQAAQEYGLKNLDVEVKGPGPGRESAVRALNNVGYKITNITDVTPIPHNGCRPPKKRRV
- the rpsD gene encoding 30S ribosomal protein S4 → MARYLGPTCKLSRREGTDLFLKSGVRPLESKCKAETAPGQHGQRRGRLSDYGVQLREKQKVRRTYGLLEKQFRSYYKEAARLKGATGENLLKLLESRLDNVVYRMGFGATRAESRQLVSHKAILVNGKALNIPSYQVSEGDVIAVREKSKNQLRIQNALGIAAQRPDVEWVDVNADKKEGTFKRVPDRVDLPADINENLIVELYSK